In one window of Streptomyces roseofulvus DNA:
- a CDS encoding YihY/virulence factor BrkB family protein gives MQAASETPERPERRPWSRLHRARVLYRNVSKRKMVWLLLKDTVNSCIEYRILGLAAEAAFFTLLSLPPLLLGLIALLGYADDWTNTDTVASIQENILRAAGTVLSDRGVHEIAQPVLDDITRAKRPELVSLGFAIALWSGSRAVNVFIDTITVMYGLDGHRGIVKTRLLAFLLYIVALLIGAVVLPLAVVGPDRVVELVTWGTDVVAVLYWPAVILLSIAFLTTLYHVSVPVRSPWIEDIPGALVALAMWAFGSFLLRIYLTSQVEGPTIYGSLAAPIAILLWIGVSAFAVLVGAAVNAAIDRVWPSVATAAAREANERARAVQAAELVARIRAEAEDVDEDDPDMPSEFPERWSRFLPPDDVKARLHTGWEKD, from the coding sequence AAGCGGAAGATGGTCTGGCTGCTCCTCAAGGACACCGTGAACTCGTGCATCGAGTACCGGATCCTCGGGCTGGCCGCCGAGGCCGCCTTCTTCACCCTGCTGTCCCTGCCACCCCTGCTGCTCGGCCTCATCGCCCTCCTCGGCTACGCCGACGACTGGACCAACACCGACACGGTCGCGTCCATCCAGGAGAACATCCTCCGGGCGGCCGGCACGGTCCTCTCCGACCGCGGCGTCCACGAGATCGCCCAGCCCGTCCTCGACGACATCACCCGGGCGAAACGTCCCGAGCTCGTCTCCCTCGGCTTCGCGATCGCCCTGTGGTCCGGCTCCCGGGCGGTGAACGTCTTCATCGACACCATCACCGTCATGTACGGTCTCGACGGGCACCGGGGCATCGTCAAGACCCGCCTCCTCGCGTTCCTCCTCTACATCGTGGCGCTCCTGATCGGGGCGGTGGTGCTGCCGCTCGCGGTCGTCGGCCCCGACCGGGTCGTCGAACTCGTCACCTGGGGCACGGACGTCGTCGCCGTCCTCTACTGGCCGGCCGTCATCCTGCTCTCCATCGCCTTCCTCACCACGCTCTACCACGTCTCCGTCCCCGTCCGGTCCCCCTGGATCGAGGACATCCCCGGCGCGCTCGTCGCCCTCGCGATGTGGGCCTTCGGCAGCTTCCTGCTCCGGATCTACCTGACGAGCCAGGTCGAGGGCCCCACCATCTACGGCTCCCTCGCCGCGCCCATCGCCATCCTCCTCTGGATCGGCGTCTCCGCCTTCGCGGTCCTCGTCGGCGCCGCGGTCAACGCGGCCATCGACCGCGTCTGGCCCTCCGTCGCCACGGCCGCCGCCCGCGAGGCCAACGAGCGCGCCCGCGCGGTCCAGGCCGCGGAACTCGTCGCCCGCATCCGCGCGGAGGCCGAGGACGTCGACGAGGACGACCCCGACATGCCCTCGGAGTTCCCCGAACGCTGGTCCCGGTTCCTCCCCCCGGACGACGTCAAGGCCCGCCTCCACACGGGCTGGGAGAAGGACTGA
- a CDS encoding helix-turn-helix domain-containing protein: protein MYEERPARLDGAVLWTRTAPAPVVSDALVVPDGCMDLIWADGRLLVAGADTRAYRADTPVARYAGLRFAPGDAPGFFGVPAHELRDRRVPLGALWGEAAARRLAERITDAPDPAAALEEFALRRAADTPGPDPLLRAVVARLAAGRTVAETADAVGLGARQLHRRSLDAFGYGPKTLARVLRLQRALALVRAGAPFAEAALRAGCADQAHLARETRALAGTTLTAYARSAASSAKSDTPEPSGSRTTA, encoded by the coding sequence ATGTACGAGGAGCGCCCCGCCCGGCTCGACGGCGCCGTCCTGTGGACCCGGACGGCGCCCGCCCCCGTCGTCTCGGACGCCCTCGTCGTCCCCGACGGCTGCATGGACCTGATCTGGGCCGACGGCCGGCTCCTCGTCGCGGGCGCCGACACGCGCGCGTACCGCGCGGACACGCCCGTCGCCCGCTACGCGGGCCTCCGCTTCGCCCCCGGCGACGCCCCCGGCTTCTTCGGCGTCCCCGCCCACGAACTCCGTGACCGGCGGGTCCCGCTCGGCGCCCTCTGGGGCGAGGCCGCGGCACGGCGGCTCGCCGAGCGGATCACGGACGCCCCCGACCCGGCCGCCGCCCTGGAGGAGTTCGCGCTGCGCAGGGCCGCCGACACCCCGGGACCCGATCCGCTGCTCCGGGCCGTGGTGGCCCGCCTCGCGGCCGGGCGGACGGTCGCCGAGACCGCCGACGCGGTCGGGCTCGGCGCCCGGCAGCTGCACCGGCGCTCCCTCGACGCCTTCGGCTACGGCCCCAAGACCCTCGCCCGCGTGCTGCGCCTCCAGCGCGCGCTCGCCCTGGTCCGGGCCGGGGCGCCGTTCGCGGAGGCGGCACTGCGCGCGGGCTGCGCCGACCAGGCCCATCTCGCCCGCGAGACCCGGGCCCTGGCCGGCACGACGCTCACCGCCTACGCGCGCTCCGCCGCCTCGTCCGCGAAGAGCGACACCCCCGAGCCGTCCGGGTCCAGGACCACCGCGTAG
- a CDS encoding VOC family protein: protein MDLTPRLDLVGLVVSDMAASLAFYRRLGLDIPAGAESAPHVEAVLPGGLRIAWDTEDVVRSFDPGWTRPAGGHRIELAFRCGSPAAVDAVYEELVAAGYGGHLKPWDAVWGQRYAVVLDPDGSGVSLFADEAAERA, encoded by the coding sequence ATGGACCTCACCCCTCGTCTCGACCTCGTCGGCCTCGTCGTCTCGGACATGGCCGCCTCGCTCGCGTTCTACCGGCGCCTCGGCCTGGACATCCCGGCCGGCGCGGAGTCCGCACCGCACGTGGAGGCGGTGCTGCCCGGCGGGCTGCGGATCGCCTGGGACACGGAGGACGTCGTCCGCTCCTTCGACCCCGGCTGGACGCGGCCGGCCGGCGGCCACCGGATCGAGCTCGCCTTCCGGTGCGGGTCGCCGGCGGCGGTGGACGCGGTGTACGAGGAGCTGGTCGCCGCCGGGTACGGCGGGCACCTGAAGCCCTGGGACGCGGTGTGGGGGCAGCGCTACGCGGTGGTCCTGGACCCGGACGGCTCGGGGGTGTCGCTCTTCGCGGACGAGGCGGCGGAGCGCGCGTAG
- a CDS encoding phospholipase — protein MRSRVAAVTATVTAGLIALATPASAAPADKPQVLSSWTQTTATSYNAWVTARANQSAWSAYGFDWSTDYCSSSPDNPLGFPFQTACARHDFGYRNYKAAGTFSANKPRLDDAFYADLKRVCARYSGLTRTSCDSTAWTYYQAVKAFGSSPAVN, from the coding sequence ATGCGCAGTCGAGTCGCCGCCGTGACCGCCACCGTGACAGCCGGATTGATCGCCCTCGCCACCCCCGCCTCCGCCGCACCCGCCGACAAGCCGCAGGTGCTCAGCAGCTGGACGCAGACGACCGCGACGAGCTACAACGCCTGGGTCACCGCCCGGGCGAACCAGAGCGCCTGGTCCGCCTACGGCTTCGACTGGTCGACCGACTACTGCTCGTCCTCGCCGGACAACCCGCTCGGCTTCCCCTTCCAGACGGCCTGCGCCCGCCACGACTTCGGCTACCGCAACTACAAGGCCGCCGGCACCTTCAGCGCCAACAAGCCCCGCCTCGACGACGCCTTCTACGCCGACCTCAAGCGCGTCTGCGCCCGCTACTCGGGCCTGACCCGCACCTCCTGCGACTCCACCGCCTGGACCTACTACCAGGCCGTGAAGGCCTTCGGCAGCAGCCCGGCCGTCAACTGA
- the rsgA gene encoding ribosome small subunit-dependent GTPase A, with protein sequence MSFSLSSSFSSSSLDAHGWDSGWAESFAPYAAQGLVPGRVIRVDRGQCDVATADGVVRADTAFVTPHDPLRVVCTGDWAAVDPEGTSDPRYVRACLPRRTAFARSTSSKRSEGQILAANVDHAVITVSLAVELDLGRIERFLALAWESGAQPTVVLSKADLVPDPVVLAHLVEDVQAVAPGVEVLPLSSASGEGIDVLAAVVSGGTTVLLGVSGAGKSTLANALVGEDVMDVRAARDVDGKGRHTTTTRNLFVLPGGGVLIDTPGLRGVGLWDAEAGVGQTFSEIEELAADCRFHDCSHESEPGCAVVAALDEGSLSVRRLESYRKLLRENQRLVAKTDARMRHEIRKDWKRKGAEGRAALAFKREGRLR encoded by the coding sequence TTGTCTTTCTCGCTTTCCTCCTCCTTCTCCTCCTCTTCGCTCGACGCGCACGGCTGGGACTCCGGCTGGGCCGAGAGCTTCGCGCCGTACGCCGCCCAGGGGCTCGTGCCGGGGCGGGTGATCCGCGTCGACCGGGGGCAGTGCGACGTCGCCACCGCGGACGGCGTCGTCCGGGCCGACACGGCGTTCGTGACGCCGCACGACCCGCTGCGGGTCGTCTGCACCGGGGACTGGGCCGCCGTCGACCCCGAGGGCACGAGCGACCCCCGGTACGTGCGGGCCTGCCTGCCGCGGCGGACCGCGTTCGCCCGGTCCACCTCCTCCAAGCGGTCCGAGGGGCAGATCCTCGCGGCCAACGTCGACCACGCCGTCATCACCGTCTCGCTCGCCGTCGAGCTGGACCTCGGCCGGATCGAGCGCTTCCTCGCCCTCGCGTGGGAGTCGGGCGCCCAGCCGACCGTCGTGCTGTCCAAGGCCGACCTGGTGCCCGACCCGGTCGTCCTCGCCCACCTCGTGGAGGACGTCCAGGCCGTCGCGCCCGGCGTCGAGGTGCTGCCGCTCAGCTCGGCCAGCGGCGAGGGGATCGACGTCCTCGCGGCCGTCGTCTCCGGCGGCACCACCGTCCTCCTCGGCGTCTCCGGCGCCGGGAAGTCCACCCTCGCCAACGCCCTCGTCGGCGAGGACGTCATGGACGTGCGGGCGGCCCGGGACGTGGACGGCAAGGGGCGGCACACCACCACCACCCGGAACCTCTTCGTGCTGCCCGGGGGCGGGGTCCTCATCGACACGCCGGGGCTGCGCGGGGTCGGCCTCTGGGACGCGGAGGCCGGGGTCGGGCAGACCTTCTCGGAGATCGAGGAGCTGGCCGCCGACTGCCGCTTCCACGACTGCTCCCACGAGTCCGAGCCCGGCTGCGCGGTCGTCGCCGCCCTCGACGAGGGTTCGCTCTCCGTGCGCCGGCTGGAGAGCTACCGCAAGCTGCTGCGCGAGAACCAGCGGCTCGTCGCCAAGACCGACGCCCGGATGCGCCACGAGATCCGCAAGGACTGGAAGCGCAAGGGCGCCGAGGGACGCGCCGCCCTGGCCTTCAAGCGCGAGGGCCGGCTTCGCTAG
- a CDS encoding AlkA N-terminal domain-containing protein: MTDDEGDTLYQAVSSRDARFDGEFFFAVRTTGIYCRPSCPAVTPKRRNVAFFTTAAAAQGHGFRACRRCRPDAVPGSAAWNVRADVVGRAVRMIGDGVVDREGVPGLAVRLGYSARQVQRQLTAELGAGPMALARAQRAHTARLLLQTTALPVTEVAFAAGFSSIRQFNDTIRAVYARTPTELRAETPGAPGPRDAAGVPLRLAYRGPYATREVFDLLAAEALPGVEEVTGPPGDRTYRRTLRLPYGPGVVAVGERAPGRWLEARLHLAELRDLTTAVHRLRRLLDLDADPYAVAERLGADPRLAAAVAARPGVRSPGAADPEEYALRTVLGPEGSARVLAESGTPLDAPDGSLRALFPAPAELTGHPVAGPLARALADGVLRLDPGADRDEAARVLGAVPGVGARAAARIRVRSLGDPDVPAPDGADAPEWAPWRSYAQRYRDVSPR, translated from the coding sequence ATGACGGACGACGAGGGGGACACCCTCTACCAGGCGGTGAGCAGCCGGGACGCGCGGTTCGACGGAGAGTTCTTCTTCGCCGTGCGGACCACCGGCATCTACTGCCGGCCCAGCTGCCCCGCCGTCACCCCCAAGCGGCGGAACGTGGCCTTCTTCACCACGGCCGCCGCCGCCCAGGGACACGGCTTCCGGGCCTGCCGCCGGTGCCGGCCCGACGCGGTGCCCGGCTCCGCCGCGTGGAACGTGCGGGCCGACGTCGTCGGGCGCGCGGTCCGGATGATCGGCGACGGCGTGGTGGACCGCGAGGGCGTCCCGGGGCTCGCCGTCCGCCTCGGGTACAGCGCCCGCCAGGTCCAGCGCCAGCTCACCGCCGAGCTCGGCGCCGGCCCGATGGCGCTCGCCCGCGCCCAGCGGGCCCACACCGCCCGCCTGCTGCTCCAGACCACCGCGCTGCCGGTCACCGAGGTGGCGTTCGCGGCCGGTTTCAGCAGCATCCGGCAGTTCAACGACACCATCCGCGCCGTGTACGCCCGCACCCCGACCGAGCTGCGCGCCGAGACGCCCGGCGCCCCGGGCCCGAGGGACGCCGCGGGCGTGCCGCTGCGGCTCGCGTACCGGGGGCCGTACGCCACCCGCGAGGTCTTCGACCTGCTGGCCGCCGAGGCCCTGCCGGGCGTCGAGGAGGTCACCGGGCCGCCCGGCGACCGCACCTACCGGCGGACCCTGCGGCTGCCGTACGGGCCCGGCGTCGTCGCCGTCGGCGAGCGGGCGCCCGGCCGCTGGCTGGAGGCCCGGCTGCACCTCGCCGAGCTGCGCGACCTCACCACCGCCGTGCACCGGCTGCGCCGCCTCCTCGACCTGGACGCCGACCCGTACGCGGTCGCCGAGCGGCTCGGCGCCGACCCCCGCCTGGCCGCCGCGGTCGCCGCCCGGCCCGGCGTCCGCTCGCCCGGCGCCGCCGACCCGGAGGAGTACGCCCTCCGGACCGTGCTGGGCCCCGAGGGCTCCGCGCGGGTCCTGGCGGAGTCCGGCACCCCGCTGGACGCGCCCGACGGCTCGCTCCGGGCGCTCTTCCCCGCGCCGGCGGAGCTCACCGGCCATCCGGTCGCCGGTCCGCTGGCCCGCGCCCTCGCCGACGGCGTCCTCCGCCTCGACCCGGGCGCCGACCGCGACGAGGCCGCCCGCGTCCTCGGAGCCGTACCCGGAGTGGGCGCCCGCGCGGCCGCGCGGATCCGCGTCCGGTCCCTGGGCGACCCGGACGTGCCCGCGCCGGACGGGGCCGACGCGCCGGAGTGGGCGCCCTGGCGGTCGTACGCGCAGCGCTACCGGGACGTCAGCCCCAGATGA
- a CDS encoding DUF456 domain-containing protein — MGVWQLLMVAAVMLLGLFGVLAPGVPGSWLIWAAVLWWSLHEQTGLAWILLVSSTALLLLTQVVVWQLPPRRFRGAGLTRRAIGYAGAGALLGFVLVPVLGAVPGFVGGIYLCERRRLGGHGQARAATRTVMRAAGTSVLVELFACLLIVGAWVGAVIWG, encoded by the coding sequence GTGGGTGTGTGGCAGCTCCTCATGGTCGCGGCGGTCATGCTCCTCGGCCTGTTCGGGGTCCTGGCCCCCGGTGTGCCGGGCAGTTGGCTGATCTGGGCCGCCGTGCTCTGGTGGTCGCTGCACGAGCAGACCGGCCTCGCGTGGATCCTGCTGGTCTCCTCGACCGCCCTGCTGCTGCTCACCCAGGTGGTGGTCTGGCAGCTGCCGCCGCGCCGCTTCCGGGGCGCGGGGCTCACCCGCCGCGCGATCGGGTACGCGGGCGCCGGCGCCCTCCTCGGCTTCGTCCTGGTCCCGGTGCTCGGCGCGGTACCCGGCTTCGTCGGCGGGATCTACCTCTGCGAGCGGCGCCGGCTCGGCGGCCACGGCCAGGCCCGCGCCGCCACCCGGACGGTCATGCGGGCGGCCGGCACGAGCGTGCTGGTCGAGCTGTTCGCCTGTCTGCTGATCGTGGGCGCCTGGGTCGGCGCGGTCATCTGGGGCTGA
- a CDS encoding helix-turn-helix domain-containing protein gives MLGAIGLDERQESAYRALIALGAAEVTDLAHRLTLPERDVERSLRRLEAQGLAAQSSARTGRWVAAPPGVALGALLTQQRHELEQAELAAALLAEEYRAEATEPAVHDLVEVVTGASAVTHRFLQLQLGAQEEVCALVTGKPIAVTGLENDAEELAAGRGVRYRVVIEREVLTLPSGLLELSAALGREERIRVVDRVPTKLVVADRTLAMVPLTGRGAEPAALVVHASGLLESLMGLFESVWREALPLRLGAGAQITEDQAPGPDSTDLEILSLLLAGMTDASVAKQLDLGLRTVQRRVKGLMELAAVTTRLQLGWHAYEKGWVART, from the coding sequence ATGCTGGGAGCGATAGGACTGGACGAACGGCAGGAGTCCGCGTACCGCGCGCTGATCGCGCTCGGGGCGGCCGAGGTCACCGACCTGGCGCACCGGCTCACCCTGCCCGAACGGGACGTCGAGCGGTCGCTGCGCCGGCTGGAGGCGCAGGGACTCGCCGCCCAGTCCTCCGCGCGTACCGGCCGCTGGGTGGCGGCGCCCCCGGGGGTCGCGCTCGGCGCGCTCCTCACCCAGCAGCGGCACGAGCTGGAGCAGGCCGAGCTCGCGGCGGCGCTGCTCGCCGAGGAGTACCGGGCCGAGGCCACCGAGCCGGCCGTGCACGACCTGGTCGAGGTGGTGACCGGCGCGAGCGCCGTGACCCACCGCTTCCTCCAGCTCCAGCTCGGCGCGCAGGAGGAGGTCTGCGCGCTGGTCACCGGCAAGCCGATCGCCGTCACGGGCCTGGAGAACGACGCCGAGGAGCTGGCCGCCGGACGCGGCGTGCGCTATCGGGTGGTGATCGAGCGGGAGGTGCTGACCCTCCCCAGCGGCCTCCTCGAACTGTCCGCGGCGCTCGGCCGCGAGGAGCGCATCCGGGTCGTCGACCGGGTGCCGACCAAGCTGGTGGTGGCCGACCGCACCCTCGCGATGGTCCCGCTCACCGGCCGGGGCGCGGAGCCGGCCGCGCTGGTGGTGCACGCGAGCGGGCTCCTGGAGTCCCTGATGGGCCTCTTCGAGTCGGTGTGGCGGGAGGCGCTGCCGCTGCGGCTCGGCGCGGGCGCGCAGATCACCGAGGACCAGGCCCCCGGCCCGGACAGCACCGACCTGGAGATCCTCTCCCTGCTGCTGGCCGGGATGACCGACGCGAGCGTGGCGAAACAGCTGGACCTGGGGCTGCGGACGGTCCAGCGGCGGGTGAAGGGGCTGATGGAGCTGGCGGCGGTGACCACCCGCCTCCAGCTCGGCTGGCACGCGTACGAGAAGGGCTGGGTCGCCAGGACCTGA
- a CDS encoding S8 family serine peptidase, which yields MRPISRTALGAATAAVLAVTAALPSVAAQPPAGGPAERPLVGSEAQARAGERAATVTLVTGDRVLVTRDERGNPAATVLPREDGTVPLVQTRRSGQDLYVYPEDATGALAADRVDEELFNVTGLVRQGYDDASTTTLPLIAVYGSGATARTTPAAPRGARRGQVLKTIDGVALQADKKQAGTFWAEVSAPAARSAAAGIEKLWLDRKVEAALERSAQQVHAPEAWAAGYDGTGTTVAVLDTGADAGHPDLQGRIVASENFTDSDSATDHQGHGTHTLSTVGGSGAASDGKKKGIAPGARLLNGKVLNDYGSGATSWIIAGMEWAVAQGADVVSMSLGNPSETDCDDPMSAAAEELAQNQGTLFVVAAGNSGPSLNSVSSPGCAPGVLTVGATDRDDSTAWFSSRSPIANEAHTLKPEIAAPGVAISAAAAGGRGLYAYQAMSGTSMATPHVAGAAAILKQRHPDWTAQQLKAALVSSADTGIPGDVRETGGGRLDVKAAIDQTVLSAPAVQGGTYHWPQAKSDRTTVTVPYTNTSDAPVTLALAVEKVTGNDGSAVASTVARLGRPTVTVPAGATVEVPLAIDPTARLQRAQYGDVTGRIVATGPGGVHVSTPFSLYVEPETVTLRVKLIDRQGKPADGASSLDVIGLDTATGERRFNEGATDQVFRVRPGSYFLTSFVTTRDAGEGATLDDSLTHLARPQLELRDDTTVVLDAREAHRLSVRTDRPSELRGTTLAFARSWDDTWTHAGTVTGPRTLRAHYASVEGEARDGDFESGSYWRAAAPQITSLRTGDGLALHPVTASTGSDNLDGTGSAALVDAGTGTPDELKAAGVQGRLALVRLPDDTTAVGTLARNAKAAGAIGVVVHHASPARWYPAGGFTGAGLPVLAIPAAEASALLGRLAAGEVTLHWNATAETPYVYSLAFPETGEIEDERRYRVRDARLGRSEITYGSAGVAADFMNFPVAHRPNGLQVGFAGLETVPAPGTRAEYYTPGDTDWQQMTGSSFPFGELMIGDIHGYAPGERRTEHWYGGVLAPTAPRDAAGEPVLVSERQGNLIGFAAAMWGDGSHHAEPGSFGDIGNLRLRRDGETIGESAWPFGVFEVPAEAGTYELEQNTMKLGNRNWARSTSVRSIWKFTSQLDETVYSQGIPILFPRYDLPVDGLKTLAATDGQRIRLGATGHAGYKAGALASAALSYSYDEGVTWTEAPVARDGDAWVATVNHTGATGKQVTLKTELTDAHGNSVTQTVVRAYDVR from the coding sequence ATGCGCCCGATTTCGCGTACGGCCCTGGGGGCGGCGACCGCCGCCGTCCTGGCCGTCACCGCGGCCCTGCCGTCCGTCGCGGCCCAGCCGCCGGCCGGCGGGCCGGCCGAACGCCCGCTGGTCGGCAGCGAGGCCCAGGCCCGCGCCGGGGAGCGGGCCGCCACGGTGACCCTGGTCACCGGCGACCGCGTCCTGGTCACCCGCGACGAGCGGGGCAACCCCGCCGCCACCGTGCTGCCCCGCGAGGACGGCACCGTCCCGCTGGTCCAGACCCGCCGCTCCGGCCAGGACCTCTACGTCTACCCCGAGGACGCCACCGGCGCGCTCGCCGCCGACCGGGTCGACGAGGAGCTGTTCAACGTCACCGGCCTGGTCCGCCAGGGCTACGACGACGCCTCCACCACCACCCTGCCGCTGATCGCCGTCTACGGCTCCGGCGCCACCGCCCGCACCACCCCCGCCGCCCCGCGCGGCGCCCGCCGCGGCCAGGTCCTCAAGACCATCGACGGCGTCGCCCTCCAGGCCGACAAGAAGCAGGCCGGCACCTTCTGGGCCGAGGTCTCCGCCCCCGCCGCCCGCTCCGCCGCCGCCGGCATCGAGAAGCTGTGGCTGGACCGCAAGGTCGAGGCCGCCCTGGAGCGCTCCGCCCAGCAGGTGCACGCCCCCGAGGCGTGGGCCGCCGGCTACGACGGCACCGGCACCACGGTCGCCGTCCTCGACACCGGCGCCGACGCCGGACACCCCGACCTCCAGGGCCGGATCGTCGCCTCGGAGAACTTCACCGACTCCGACAGCGCCACCGACCACCAGGGCCACGGCACCCACACCCTCTCCACCGTCGGCGGCTCCGGCGCCGCCAGTGACGGAAAGAAGAAGGGCATCGCCCCGGGTGCCCGGCTGCTCAACGGCAAGGTCCTCAACGACTACGGCTCCGGCGCCACGTCGTGGATCATCGCCGGCATGGAGTGGGCCGTCGCCCAGGGCGCCGACGTCGTCTCCATGAGCCTCGGCAACCCCTCCGAGACCGACTGCGACGACCCGATGAGCGCCGCCGCCGAAGAACTCGCCCAGAACCAGGGCACGTTGTTCGTCGTCGCCGCCGGCAACTCCGGCCCCTCCCTCAACTCCGTCTCCTCGCCCGGCTGCGCGCCCGGTGTCCTCACCGTCGGCGCCACCGACCGCGACGACTCCACCGCCTGGTTCTCCAGCCGCAGCCCCATAGCCAACGAGGCGCACACCCTCAAGCCGGAGATCGCCGCCCCCGGCGTCGCCATCTCCGCCGCCGCGGCCGGTGGCCGGGGCCTCTACGCCTACCAGGCCATGTCCGGTACGTCGATGGCCACCCCGCACGTCGCCGGCGCCGCCGCGATCCTGAAGCAGCGTCACCCCGACTGGACCGCACAGCAGTTGAAGGCGGCCCTCGTCTCCTCCGCCGACACCGGCATCCCCGGCGACGTCCGGGAGACCGGCGGCGGCCGGCTCGACGTCAAGGCCGCGATCGACCAGACGGTCCTCTCCGCCCCGGCCGTCCAGGGCGGCACGTACCACTGGCCGCAGGCGAAGAGCGACCGCACCACGGTCACCGTCCCCTACACCAACACCTCCGACGCACCGGTCACCCTCGCCCTCGCCGTCGAGAAGGTCACCGGCAACGACGGCTCCGCCGTCGCGTCCACCGTCGCCCGCCTCGGCCGGCCCACCGTCACCGTCCCGGCGGGCGCCACCGTCGAGGTCCCGCTCGCGATCGACCCCACCGCCCGCCTGCAGCGCGCCCAGTACGGCGACGTCACCGGCCGGATCGTCGCCACCGGCCCCGGCGGCGTCCACGTCTCCACCCCCTTCTCGCTCTACGTCGAGCCCGAGACGGTCACCCTCCGCGTCAAGCTGATCGACCGCCAGGGCAAGCCCGCCGACGGCGCCTCCTCGCTCGACGTCATCGGCCTCGACACCGCCACCGGCGAACGCCGCTTCAACGAGGGCGCCACCGACCAGGTCTTCCGGGTCCGGCCCGGCTCCTACTTCCTCACCTCCTTCGTCACCACCCGCGACGCCGGCGAGGGCGCCACCCTGGACGACTCGCTCACCCACCTGGCCCGCCCGCAGCTGGAACTCAGGGACGACACCACCGTCGTCCTCGACGCCCGCGAGGCCCACCGGCTCTCGGTCCGCACCGACCGGCCCTCCGAACTCCGCGGCACCACCCTCGCGTTCGCCCGCTCCTGGGACGACACCTGGACCCACGCCGGCACCGTCACCGGCCCCCGCACCCTCCGCGCCCACTACGCCTCCGTCGAGGGCGAGGCCCGCGACGGCGACTTCGAGTCCGGCAGCTACTGGCGCGCCGCCGCCCCGCAGATCACCTCGCTGCGCACCGGCGACGGCCTGGCCCTCCACCCGGTGACCGCCTCCACCGGCTCGGACAACCTCGACGGCACCGGCTCCGCCGCCCTCGTCGACGCCGGCACCGGCACCCCCGACGAGCTGAAGGCCGCCGGCGTCCAGGGCCGCCTCGCCCTGGTCCGCCTCCCCGACGACACCACCGCCGTCGGCACCCTGGCCCGCAACGCCAAGGCCGCCGGCGCGATCGGCGTCGTCGTCCACCACGCCTCGCCGGCCCGCTGGTACCCGGCCGGCGGCTTCACCGGCGCCGGCCTGCCCGTCCTCGCGATCCCGGCCGCCGAGGCGTCCGCGCTCCTCGGCAGGCTCGCGGCCGGCGAGGTCACCCTGCACTGGAACGCCACCGCCGAGACCCCGTACGTCTACAGCCTCGCCTTCCCCGAGACCGGCGAGATCGAGGACGAGCGCCGCTACCGGGTCCGGGACGCGCGCCTCGGCCGCTCGGAGATCACCTACGGCTCGGCGGGCGTCGCCGCGGACTTCATGAACTTCCCCGTGGCCCACCGCCCGAACGGCCTCCAGGTCGGCTTCGCCGGCCTGGAGACGGTCCCCGCCCCCGGCACCCGCGCCGAGTACTACACGCCGGGTGACACGGACTGGCAGCAGATGACCGGCAGCAGCTTCCCCTTCGGCGAGCTGATGATCGGCGACATCCACGGCTACGCCCCCGGCGAGCGCCGCACCGAGCACTGGTACGGCGGCGTCCTCGCCCCGACCGCCCCGCGCGACGCCGCCGGCGAACCCGTCCTCGTCTCCGAGCGGCAGGGCAACCTGATCGGCTTCGCCGCCGCGATGTGGGGCGACGGCAGCCACCACGCCGAGCCCGGCTCCTTCGGCGACATCGGCAACCTGCGGCTGCGCCGCGACGGCGAGACGATCGGCGAGAGCGCCTGGCCGTTCGGCGTCTTCGAGGTGCCCGCGGAAGCCGGCACGTACGAGCTGGAACAGAACACCATGAAGCTCGGCAACCGGAACTGGGCCCGCTCCACCTCCGTGCGGTCGATCTGGAAATTCACCTCCCAGCTCGACGAGACGGTCTATTCTCAGGGCATCCCGATTCTCTTCCCCCGGTACGACCTGCCGGTGGACGGACTCAAGACCCTCGCCGCCACCGACGGCCAGCGGATCCGCCTCGGCGCCACCGGTCACGCCGGATACAAGGCGGGGGCTCTCGCCTCGGCCGCCCTCTCCTACTCCTACGACGAGGGCGTCACCTGGACCGAGGCCCCGGTCGCCAGGGACGGCGACGCCTGGGTCGCGACCGTGAACCACACGGGCGCGACCGGCAAGCAGGTCACCCTGAAGACCGAACTGACGGACGCCCACGGCAACTCCGTCACCCAGACCGTGGTCCGCGCTTACGACGTGCGCTGA